The Acetivibrio saccincola genome window below encodes:
- a CDS encoding copper amine oxidase N-terminal domain-containing protein, with product MKKIVLFITVSVIMLMAFTTTSFAQLPLRVVVNGNRVNFPDAEPFIDDNGRTQVPVRFVSEALGAEVSWEGSTKTVTISQGDKEIKIVIGKKDYTINGEKNLMDTEALLKEDRTFVPVRFVSEGLGAKVDWDPAVRTVYIDTREKGDIKDETPKDGSIIEVDGYLVPNDTNVVIAKAQSSDKVETRISINIMKPNFEKQVEDLTFALENKFGKDIANQVRKHVEQKKNWSDYLPEKYIYVEKTEQYIWIRKSVAESISINVMLPRYVPSTSQYDDVVVEW from the coding sequence ATGAAAAAGATAGTTTTATTTATAACAGTATCAGTTATTATGCTAATGGCTTTTACAACAACATCCTTTGCTCAATTGCCTCTTCGTGTGGTGGTAAACGGCAACAGGGTGAATTTTCCGGATGCAGAGCCGTTTATAGACGACAACGGCAGGACACAGGTACCGGTGAGGTTTGTAAGTGAAGCGTTAGGAGCGGAAGTAAGCTGGGAAGGAAGTACAAAGACGGTTACAATATCCCAGGGAGATAAAGAAATAAAGATTGTAATTGGAAAAAAGGACTATACAATAAATGGTGAAAAGAATCTAATGGATACAGAAGCACTGCTGAAAGAAGACAGAACCTTTGTACCTGTAAGGTTTGTAAGTGAGGGGTTAGGTGCAAAAGTGGATTGGGACCCGGCTGTAAGGACGGTTTATATTGATACAAGAGAAAAAGGAGACATAAAGGATGAGACCCCAAAGGATGGTAGTATTATAGAAGTAGATGGATACTTAGTGCCAAATGATACAAATGTAGTAATTGCGAAGGCTCAAAGCAGTGACAAAGTAGAAACAAGAATATCAATAAATATTATGAAACCGAATTTTGAAAAGCAGGTTGAAGATTTAACATTTGCATTAGAAAATAAATTTGGCAAGGATATAGCAAATCAAGTAAGAAAACATGTTGAACAAAAGAAAAACTGGTCGGATTATTTACCTGAAAAATACATATATGTAGAAAAGACGGAACAATATATTTGGATAAGAAAGTCAGTAGCAGAGAGCATATCTATAAATGTTATGCTTCCGAGATATGTACCTAGTACAAGTCAATACGATGATGTTGTAGTGGAGTGGTAA
- a CDS encoding serine/threonine-protein kinase, producing the protein MFNNELFDGKYRIIDILGKGGMSTVYLAENVRLGTLWAIKEISKEQNSKIDIYVEPNILKKLNHPALPRIFDIIENDEYFYIIMDYIDGYNLNEELNRCGKFPEDTVIDWAIQICDVLIYLHSFKPNPIIYRDMKPSNIMLTKDGKIKLIDFGIAREYKLSAITDTVYIGTRGYAAPEQYGSGQTNERTDIYSLGVTLYHFLTGIGPNDPPYQIKPIRCFDQSFSKELERVIDKCTRQNPHERYQSANELLEALIAIKGVDINNYLLNRTLIRDKKEISKKKKRILNPFKLKSNGQEKISSIDELKRLFESINKNTSKVIAITGHRGSGVTSSVVNLACVAAKNDFNTIIVDMDIDYRSTNMYFNSFHEKTKKDEEINASLIRTLAKPENFMTTAFNIKNNLWLTSLGYRFYDKNLIDKFFNSLKVISMLSVLRNKFNLIIIDIPLDLLKNFREILIHIDRFGLCVSNNLYSVLSSLRNMEVVLEKEHISYINAKSKLLITKYNNRSRFHEKIFTQEKVCELITSGLSEHFTNQISSAGIIPYSQEFDLQIEKSTPVINTVKDFEEVYGNILLRLIN; encoded by the coding sequence ATGTTTAATAATGAACTTTTCGACGGAAAATACAGAATAATAGATATTCTTGGAAAAGGCGGCATGAGTACTGTCTATTTAGCCGAAAATGTGCGGCTGGGTACTCTGTGGGCAATTAAAGAAATATCTAAAGAACAAAATTCTAAAATTGATATTTACGTTGAACCCAATATTTTAAAAAAATTAAATCACCCTGCCCTTCCAAGAATTTTTGACATTATTGAAAATGACGAATACTTTTATATAATTATGGACTATATTGACGGCTACAATTTAAACGAAGAATTAAATCGCTGCGGAAAGTTTCCTGAAGATACCGTAATTGACTGGGCCATTCAAATATGTGATGTACTTATATACCTTCACTCTTTCAAGCCTAACCCTATAATATACAGGGATATGAAACCTTCAAACATTATGCTGACAAAAGATGGCAAAATAAAGCTGATAGATTTTGGAATAGCCAGGGAATACAAACTATCTGCTATAACTGACACTGTATATATAGGAACCAGAGGTTATGCAGCACCTGAACAGTACGGAAGCGGTCAGACTAACGAAAGAACGGATATATACAGTTTAGGAGTTACCTTGTACCATTTTCTGACGGGTATAGGTCCAAATGACCCGCCTTACCAAATAAAACCTATAAGATGCTTTGATCAAAGTTTTTCAAAAGAATTAGAGAGGGTTATTGATAAATGTACCCGCCAAAATCCTCATGAAAGATACCAGTCCGCTAATGAACTTTTAGAAGCACTTATAGCTATTAAAGGCGTTGATATAAATAACTATCTTCTAAACCGGACTTTAATAAGAGATAAAAAAGAAATTTCCAAAAAGAAAAAACGTATTTTAAACCCTTTTAAATTAAAATCAAATGGACAGGAAAAAATTTCATCTATAGATGAGTTAAAAAGGCTCTTTGAAAGCATAAACAAAAATACAAGCAAGGTTATTGCAATTACAGGACACAGAGGCTCAGGAGTAACCAGCTCCGTTGTAAATTTGGCATGTGTAGCTGCAAAAAATGATTTTAACACAATAATAGTTGATATGGACATTGACTATAGAAGTACAAACATGTATTTTAATTCATTTCATGAGAAAACAAAAAAAGATGAAGAAATAAACGCTTCACTTATAAGAACCCTTGCAAAACCGGAAAACTTTATGACTACCGCATTCAATATCAAAAACAATTTATGGCTCACTTCATTAGGATACAGGTTTTATGATAAAAACCTCATTGATAAGTTTTTTAACAGCCTGAAAGTTATCAGTATGCTGTCTGTTCTTAGAAACAAGTTTAATCTGATAATTATAGATATACCTCTGGATTTACTAAAAAACTTCAGGGAAATACTTATACATATTGATAGATTTGGTCTTTGTGTTTCAAATAATCTCTATTCAGTCCTTAGTTCTTTAAGAAATATGGAAGTGGTTCTTGAAAAAGAACATATATCATATATAAATGCTAAATCTAAATTGTTGATAACTAAATACAATAACAGATCCAGATTTCACGAAAAAATCTTTACTCAGGAAAAGGTTTGTGAGCTCATTACTTCTGGATTAAGTGAACACTTTACAAATCAAATATCTTCAGCAGGGATTATTCCTTACAGTCAGGAATTTGACCTGCAAATTGAAAAAAGCACCCCGGTTATAAATACAGTAAAAGATTTTGAAGAAGTTTATGGAAATATACTGTTAAGATTGATTAATTGA
- a CDS encoding D-alanyl-D-alanine carboxypeptidase family protein, producing MLRKSAVIKSVISTFLCILILMHQYLYGIMYAEGDEFNENEPLKEVINIETDTYSGAEPPKISAGAAVVLDTVSGRILYEKNAHSRRAMASTTKIMTAIVAIENGNLDDRVTVSRRAASIGGSVINLKTGEELTLRELLYGMLVKSGNDAAIAVAEHVGGTVENFVEMMNKKAKELGLKDTAFKNPHGLDATGHYSTAYELAKLTQYALKNPVFSEMAGTQSIHITNRDLYTTNEMLSVYPGADGVKTGYTGKAGRCLVTSATKDGWRIISVVLNCPSRSARAQSSKDILDYAFSNYKIYNLAQAGEEERSINVHRGKKNKVPAVIMKDIKIPLTLAEKEKLKKTIYYKRTVNAPVYKDIEVGEIRFTIDGKLIAKTGLKTGDEVPAKKYNDYLGEVLNAWYSLIRHD from the coding sequence TTGTTAAGAAAATCAGCAGTAATAAAATCGGTTATTAGCACTTTTTTATGTATTTTAATTTTGATGCACCAGTATCTTTATGGGATTATGTATGCAGAAGGTGATGAATTTAATGAAAATGAGCCTTTAAAAGAAGTAATTAACATTGAAACTGATACCTATAGTGGTGCAGAACCTCCTAAAATAAGTGCAGGTGCGGCAGTTGTATTGGATACGGTAAGCGGAAGGATTTTATATGAAAAAAATGCCCACTCAAGAAGAGCCATGGCAAGTACAACAAAAATAATGACAGCCATTGTTGCCATTGAAAACGGGAATCTTGACGACAGGGTTACGGTAAGCAGAAGGGCAGCTTCAATAGGTGGCTCGGTAATAAATTTAAAGACAGGGGAGGAACTGACTCTAAGGGAGCTTTTATACGGCATGCTTGTTAAGTCAGGAAATGATGCGGCTATAGCAGTGGCAGAACATGTGGGTGGAACGGTGGAGAATTTTGTTGAAATGATGAACAAAAAGGCAAAGGAGCTAGGGCTTAAGGATACAGCTTTTAAAAACCCCCATGGATTAGATGCCACCGGTCACTATTCCACTGCATATGAATTGGCAAAACTCACACAATATGCACTAAAAAATCCTGTTTTCTCTGAAATGGCAGGAACTCAGAGTATACACATAACAAACAGGGATCTTTATACAACAAATGAAATGCTTTCTGTATATCCTGGTGCTGATGGGGTTAAAACCGGTTATACAGGAAAGGCAGGAAGATGTCTTGTAACGTCAGCAACAAAAGATGGCTGGAGAATTATATCCGTTGTGTTGAATTGTCCAAGCAGAAGTGCCAGGGCCCAAAGCAGTAAAGACATTTTGGATTACGCTTTTTCTAATTACAAAATTTACAACTTAGCTCAAGCCGGAGAAGAAGAAAGGAGTATAAATGTACATAGAGGCAAAAAAAATAAAGTGCCGGCGGTAATTATGAAGGACATTAAAATTCCTTTAACTTTGGCTGAAAAAGAAAAATTAAAAAAGACAATATATTATAAAAGGACTGTAAACGCTCCTGTATATAAAGATATTGAAGTGGGGGAAATAAGATTTACCATAGACGGCAAGTTAATTGCCAAAACCGGTTTAAAGACAGGTGATGAGGTACCTGCTAAAAAATATAATGACTATTTGGGTGAAGTGTTAAATGCATGGTATTCTTTAATCCGACATGATTGA
- a CDS encoding DUF342 domain-containing protein, producing the protein MKQCSIYRNKYIEIFSKDDRVYLEAIRPGLSLEQFDKIISSYPFITIKNLRIVGNALNTAPTPPLLIGELKEQMELVISDDGLRAWITFRLPEEELDFSKREQLIKKIYSLLNEKGIVYGIKQEVLFQALNNNTPYLIAEGIPPQHGEDCIINMYKIEPPTPEIREDGSVNHYNLKLINRVKAGDWLGERIDATKGVPGRSIFGTDIPASDGKNFPLKYDRKTVYEVYQDNVTLLFSKVNGAVDYKDDGSIFVSNHLLINGDVDFKTGNIKFDGCVTIMGTVADGFYVEATKDIEINGALGLGNIKGITSHEGNIYIRGGIAAKNHVEIKAKKDVFIKFLDNVTVKCGGAAHIGFYCINSNVYAKEVYIESFRGNIIGGRVYSQIKISVPILGSALEKRTVLKLEGFDRKKLELELENVNNKIEHLKTVQTKIKKDLMKMETVKTLTPQETARYNNKLKQFISIKDELNDLEESKKNIYKYLNIKGEGEIVISKRIHPNCLISIKNHEIEIKNSQLHTTFIYKDGNILEL; encoded by the coding sequence ATGAAACAATGTAGCATATACCGCAACAAATATATAGAAATATTTTCAAAAGACGATAGAGTATACCTTGAAGCAATAAGACCTGGATTATCGTTAGAACAATTCGATAAAATAATATCGTCATACCCCTTTATTACTATAAAAAACCTCAGAATCGTAGGAAACGCCCTGAATACCGCCCCAACTCCCCCCCTTTTAATAGGTGAATTAAAAGAACAAATGGAACTGGTAATTAGTGATGACGGGCTAAGAGCATGGATAACTTTCCGTTTGCCGGAAGAAGAACTGGATTTTTCAAAACGGGAACAATTAATAAAAAAAATATACTCCCTCCTAAACGAAAAAGGTATTGTTTATGGTATTAAACAGGAAGTACTTTTTCAAGCATTAAATAACAATACCCCTTATTTAATTGCTGAAGGAATACCCCCTCAACATGGAGAAGACTGCATAATTAATATGTATAAAATAGAGCCCCCTACGCCGGAAATCAGGGAAGACGGAAGTGTAAATCATTACAATTTAAAGCTGATTAACAGGGTTAAAGCAGGTGACTGGCTGGGGGAAAGAATTGATGCCACCAAAGGCGTCCCCGGAAGAAGCATTTTTGGCACTGACATACCGGCATCAGACGGCAAAAACTTTCCTTTAAAATACGACAGAAAAACCGTTTATGAAGTTTATCAGGATAACGTAACCCTTCTCTTTTCTAAAGTAAACGGAGCTGTCGATTACAAGGATGACGGTTCCATTTTTGTTTCTAACCACCTTTTAATTAATGGTGATGTGGATTTTAAAACAGGAAACATAAAATTTGACGGATGCGTCACTATAATGGGGACTGTTGCAGATGGTTTTTATGTGGAAGCTACAAAAGACATAGAAATAAACGGTGCATTAGGCCTTGGCAACATTAAGGGGATAACAAGCCATGAAGGAAATATTTACATAAGAGGAGGCATTGCAGCTAAAAACCATGTGGAAATAAAAGCTAAGAAAGATGTGTTTATTAAGTTTCTTGATAATGTAACGGTAAAGTGCGGTGGTGCCGCACACATAGGTTTTTACTGCATTAACAGCAATGTATATGCCAAAGAAGTATATATTGAATCTTTCAGAGGGAATATAATAGGCGGGCGTGTTTATTCCCAAATAAAGATATCCGTTCCCATATTAGGGTCTGCACTTGAAAAAAGAACTGTTTTAAAATTAGAAGGGTTTGACAGGAAAAAACTTGAATTGGAATTAGAAAATGTAAATAATAAAATAGAACATTTAAAAACCGTCCAGACTAAAATAAAAAAAGACTTAATGAAAATGGAAACAGTTAAAACCCTTACCCCCCAGGAAACTGCCCGGTACAACAACAAGCTTAAACAGTTTATATCCATTAAAGATGAACTGAATGATTTAGAAGAAAGTAAGAAAAACATATATAAATATTTAAACATCAAAGGAGAAGGTGAAATAGTTATTTCTAAAAGAATACACCCAAATTGTCTTATTTCCATTAAAAATCATGAAATTGAAATAAAAAACTCCCAGCTTCACACAACTTTCATTTATAAAGACGGAAATATATTAGAGCTTTAA
- a CDS encoding alpha/beta-type small acid-soluble spore protein → MANKSKSQFENMKYEIAKEVGVNLKQGYNGDLTSREAGKIGGNIVKKVFQSYTGNSYPTERLGDTSR, encoded by the coding sequence ATGGCAAACAAGAGTAAATCACAGTTTGAAAATATGAAATATGAAATAGCTAAAGAAGTTGGCGTTAACCTAAAACAAGGTTATAATGGTGACTTAACTTCAAGAGAAGCTGGTAAAATAGGTGGTAACATCGTTAAGAAAGTATTCCAGAGCTATACTGGAAACAGTTATCCAACTGAACGTTTAGGAGATACTTCAAGATAA
- a CDS encoding prepilin peptidase yields MWLLVSVPMVSIFTVLASGYLQKDKILKNEEGRINISKIFPKDIKYIAFLVLAFIAGMTVFTVQYNYFGKYIKASKLTFLIMLLAPIAYIDFKSHIIPNILVLTGIFARIVFYIMEIIAFKQETLGIFKSDMKGLLLGCGIFLLGGLITKNGIGMGDVKMYAAIALFMGYFGTLFSLLVSLFICSIASIILLATGKKTRKDTVPLAPFVYIGTFITMFFVN; encoded by the coding sequence ATGTGGCTATTAGTTTCTGTACCTATGGTTTCAATATTTACAGTTTTGGCAAGTGGTTATTTACAAAAAGATAAGATACTAAAAAACGAAGAAGGAAGAATTAACATTAGCAAAATTTTTCCTAAAGATATTAAATATATTGCATTTTTAGTGCTTGCGTTTATAGCCGGTATGACAGTTTTTACTGTGCAGTACAATTATTTTGGGAAATACATAAAAGCATCAAAGCTTACTTTTTTAATTATGCTATTGGCTCCTATAGCCTACATAGATTTCAAAAGCCATATAATCCCAAACATCCTTGTTCTCACTGGTATTTTTGCAAGAATTGTATTTTATATAATGGAAATAATAGCATTTAAACAGGAAACACTTGGTATTTTCAAGTCTGATATGAAGGGACTTTTGCTAGGCTGTGGCATTTTTCTTTTAGGAGGTTTGATTACTAAAAATGGAATAGGAATGGGAGATGTGAAAATGTATGCCGCAATTGCCTTGTTCATGGGCTACTTCGGAACGCTTTTTTCCCTTCTGGTGAGTCTTTTTATATGTTCTATTGCTTCCATTATCCTTCTTGCGACGGGGAAAAAAACCAGAAAAGACACCGTACCTTTAGCACCCTTTGTTTACATAGGAACATTTATCACCATGTTTTTTGTGAATTAA
- a CDS encoding DUF2974 domain-containing protein — translation MKLGRRDRKSSTGFEEGSMEDYKERQRQYRIIKNAVKNNERLANMTIGNQSWNMGDEFNDRKGLNACTFEDENGNIIVVYRGTGSEEWGDNAEGVIGLNIETIQQVQGMKYFDYIVFTRLLPDRRRGFLRVGGTRKFIFVC, via the coding sequence ATGAAATTGGGAAGAAGGGATAGAAAATCCAGTACAGGTTTTGAAGAAGGTTCTATGGAAGACTATAAAGAGAGGCAGCGTCAGTATAGAATTATAAAAAATGCCGTTAAAAATAATGAAAGACTAGCTAACATGACCATAGGAAACCAAAGCTGGAACATGGGAGATGAATTCAATGACAGAAAAGGCCTTAATGCATGTACATTTGAAGATGAAAACGGGAATATAATTGTGGTTTACAGGGGGACAGGTTCCGAAGAATGGGGGGACAATGCGGAAGGAGTTATAGGACTGAATATAGAAACTATACAGCAAGTGCAGGGGATGAAATATTTTGATTATATAGTATTTACCAGACTCTTGCCTGACAGAAGACGGGGATTTCTCAGAGTAGGTGGAACAAGGAAGTTTATCTTTGTTTGTTGA
- a CDS encoding Athe_2463 domain-containing protein: MKKHIFKILITSLLIQVISITVSANSTNIKTAEESLDIANKFLEENVLGYYGYFKEKNIKGLEINEALAVKGTPAFNNMPIFVYGSEERASIDAVKEAAIKVIKRPDKEGNSQYRCLGYTVNGDLFANPIFPPDYPPTQNVKTLNGRWVKEPWDYEHPYIQQWINRVVFTPDELYKETGRRDFFAANIVDGPEPQYFSDGGSVEDYVHIIQPPTMYSWGLGIGFYFHNNGQNLRYKTFLLMPFEMLKKDISVQAESIPVGAGAGRKVLVGINVRSTFTEDETADYEWEIIKKSDGSKIPVEYLGHATKEKGKITIPGENERLMYASFSMPEDDVLVRFVINEDGTSPEEKYLGNNVFEAEIKYVESIFEYDEYDIPYNVLSRDFSFNLSKRPSVADLGSPRGEWSGNITGEFRIIRDPKDGLFRKYSEQNNPPVNEVRRSRVERNPIVNFTIERRDFGDDPEGRKWLDINPSTPVVKNGRLFSEGYIQGWDVYECGFEDCELCPHKVLRTAPFNEVTKDLTFNVYVYNGMKNIPSKSFRNEIENNRVDSLNKKMYWESEPYNFNVIRWMCRLDSNGKEYGWTPVDGKYQRTFKQQNSGDIQIKINSPMEIEYMQAREAARQGINRKDLYDKAVFPTDIDLQRFDYPIKSGYYFNPAGKYSFKVETVTYKPVPYDTQEHKDIVNAVINSFNYETDLMYINDYREAVNIKGELLPERGSTFSTRPGRLTARDNIGINGIELVTVLDRNSDESRYTKKVEEIYHEHISGGNTHEYWKMVMEGYEESNTLSSRDNYKYREYVKPGQKMYKITETTEVDIIINKDNINTFTHAHMPDGEYYIRVWMDNIDLGSSSHAYSSLGTLSGVMLDEMYITVKGSMYDD; this comes from the coding sequence GTGAAAAAGCATATATTTAAAATACTGATTACATCTCTACTGATACAGGTGATTAGCATTACAGTATCAGCAAATAGCACCAATATAAAAACAGCTGAAGAATCGCTAGATATTGCTAATAAATTTTTAGAAGAAAATGTACTGGGTTATTATGGTTATTTTAAAGAAAAGAACATTAAAGGACTTGAGATAAATGAAGCGTTAGCTGTTAAGGGTACTCCGGCTTTTAATAACATGCCTATTTTTGTATATGGCAGTGAGGAAAGAGCCAGTATTGATGCTGTTAAAGAAGCTGCAATTAAAGTAATTAAAAGACCCGATAAAGAAGGGAATTCCCAATATAGATGTTTGGGTTATACGGTCAATGGGGATTTATTTGCAAATCCTATATTTCCACCTGATTATCCCCCAACGCAGAATGTTAAAACTCTCAACGGAAGATGGGTTAAAGAACCGTGGGACTACGAACATCCCTATATTCAACAGTGGATAAATAGGGTTGTTTTTACACCAGATGAATTATATAAAGAAACCGGAAGGCGGGATTTCTTTGCCGCAAATATAGTTGACGGTCCGGAACCCCAATATTTTTCTGACGGAGGTTCTGTTGAAGACTATGTACATATAATCCAGCCCCCTACAATGTATTCATGGGGGCTGGGAATAGGATTTTATTTTCACAACAACGGTCAAAATTTAAGATACAAAACCTTTCTCCTTATGCCGTTTGAAATGCTAAAAAAAGATATTTCCGTTCAAGCAGAATCCATTCCGGTTGGTGCCGGAGCAGGAAGAAAAGTTTTAGTTGGAATAAATGTAAGGTCTACATTCACTGAGGATGAGACAGCAGATTATGAATGGGAAATTATAAAGAAAAGTGATGGCTCTAAAATACCTGTAGAATATTTAGGACATGCAACCAAAGAAAAGGGCAAAATCACCATTCCCGGCGAAAATGAAAGACTGATGTATGCAAGTTTTAGTATGCCTGAAGATGATGTTTTGGTGCGTTTTGTTATAAATGAAGACGGTACAAGCCCTGAAGAAAAATATTTAGGAAACAATGTATTTGAAGCAGAAATAAAATATGTTGAGAGTATTTTTGAATATGATGAATATGACATTCCTTACAACGTACTCTCAAGAGACTTTAGTTTTAATCTTTCAAAAAGACCTTCCGTGGCTGATTTAGGCTCTCCAAGAGGAGAATGGAGCGGCAATATAACAGGAGAGTTTAGAATAATAAGAGATCCAAAGGACGGATTGTTTAGAAAATATTCTGAACAAAATAATCCTCCTGTCAATGAAGTGAGAAGAAGCAGAGTAGAAAGAAATCCTATTGTAAATTTCACCATTGAAAGAAGGGATTTTGGGGATGACCCTGAAGGTAGGAAATGGCTTGACATAAATCCTTCAACCCCGGTGGTTAAAAATGGCCGGCTTTTCTCTGAAGGTTATATACAAGGATGGGATGTTTATGAGTGCGGTTTTGAAGATTGTGAATTATGCCCTCATAAAGTACTTAGAACTGCACCGTTTAACGAAGTAACAAAAGATTTAACGTTTAATGTTTATGTATACAATGGAATGAAAAACATTCCGTCAAAAAGCTTTAGAAATGAAATAGAAAACAACAGGGTAGATTCTCTTAACAAAAAAATGTATTGGGAAAGTGAGCCGTATAATTTTAATGTAATCAGGTGGATGTGCCGTTTAGACTCCAATGGAAAAGAATACGGCTGGACACCTGTTGACGGAAAATATCAAAGAACTTTTAAGCAGCAAAACAGTGGAGATATACAAATAAAAATAAATAGTCCTATGGAAATTGAATATATGCAGGCAAGGGAAGCAGCAAGGCAAGGTATAAACAGAAAAGACCTGTATGACAAAGCTGTATTTCCAACGGATATAGATCTACAAAGATTTGACTATCCTATAAAGTCAGGATACTACTTTAACCCTGCCGGAAAATATTCTTTTAAAGTGGAGACGGTAACATACAAGCCTGTGCCTTATGATACACAGGAACACAAAGATATTGTAAACGCCGTTATAAATTCATTTAACTATGAAACAGACCTTATGTACATAAATGACTACAGGGAAGCTGTAAATATAAAAGGAGAACTGCTGCCTGAAAGGGGAAGTACTTTCAGTACACGTCCGGGCAGATTGACGGCACGGGATAACATAGGTATAAACGGGATAGAACTTGTGACGGTGTTAGACAGAAATAGCGATGAGTCACGTTATACAAAAAAAGTTGAAGAAATTTACCATGAACATATAAGCGGAGGAAATACACATGAATATTGGAAAATGGTGATGGAAGGATATGAAGAGTCAAATACTTTAAGCAGCAGGGATAATTACAAATACAGAGAGTATGTAAAACCGGGACAAAAAATGTACAAAATAACAGAAACAACAGAGGTGGACATTATTATAAACAAGGACAATATAAACACTTTTACACATGCACATATGCCGGATGGTGAGTATTACATAAGAGTGTGGATGGACAATATTGATTTAGGAAGCAGCAGCCATGCATATAGCTCATTGGGTACATTAAGCGGGGTAATGCTTGATGAAATGTATATTACGGTAAAAGGCTCCATGTATGATGACTAA